The genomic window CCAAATAATGTGTTAAAGTGTTCCAATGCAGGATCTGGTCTGTATTTAGGTCGTCTATTTCGAAATCTGTTGATGTGTTATGCAATTTTTAGTGGCCACCCCTAACGGCTACAACCTGGTTATACACATGGCTCTCAGAACTTGAGGCGTCATCAGTCCGTTGAGATCTGACCCAGCTCTGGGGGccatgtttgacataagactttcccctcacTTGGGCACGTAAGGTACTCAAAATCTATGGGTGGAGAGACATGTCAGTCctcttcaccctccatcaaatcagaaaAGCAATCAAGAGTTGTAATCCAATGTAGGTCCAAGGTTGTCAACTAATGGTCACTCCTGATAGGGGAAGAAGTTAAGGATTGAAAATAGGAGAAGGCTCAAAAGTAGACTGAGCTTAGTCTGGATGCTCAGAACTGGCCTGTGTAGTATGGTTAGACCTGCCAAGGTAGGGCACTACTCTGCTACTGTAGCCCAGTACATCCTTGCACCAcacaagccccaccaccacatcaaggtgccAGGTCATTGGTGGGGATCTCCAGTAGCTGCAAAGCCCATCAGTCCTGTGCAGTGTTTGAACCAACCATACAGTGTAATAAAGGTAGCCAAATGCTGATCCTCTTCTGCAAGTTCCATTTGCCAGTACCCACAGAGGGCATCAGCTGTTGTGAAAAACCGAGCCTTCGGGTCCACACTACGAATAGTGGTGAAGGTTGTTGGTGAGGGGTGGGCTGGGCAGAAAACTTGGCTATTCAACTTGGAGAGGTCGACGGTGATGCGTACTCCTCTGACGTTCTTGGCGACGACGACGAGAGGGTGACACCATTCTGAAGGGTCATCTCCGGCAGGCTTGATTATTCCCTGGGACACCATAGAGTCAAGCTCCTCCTTGACCTGGTCCCTGAAGACGAGGGGAATCTGTCTTGATGTGTGAATGGCGAAGGGCTCAGCACCATCCTTGAGATGAATCCTCATGGGAGAACCAACCATGGGCTTGAGAGGCGCTGACTTCAAGTCTTCTTTTGAAACTGACACATCTGCAAATTCCCGGAGGAAATATTCCTTGGCAGCTGAAGGCAATGTGGTGACTGTAATAGGTAGCTCCTTGCATATATTGACATGTCTAACTTCAGCAATGGGCTTAGGAAAATCCGGAGATATTATGGCCAACTCTTGACAATGTGCGTAGGACAGAAGTGGAGTCTGGACATTCTCATGGACATGAATCCTAGCAGAACAAGACTGCTTGCCTAAGGTGAGAGTAGCCTGGACCATACCAAGAGAAGGCGCCATTTTGGACCCATCTGCAGTAAACGCTGTAGTCAGCCAATAACGGTGACATCAGCACCTGTGTCTGGTAACATCTGTTGACGAGAGTTAATATCGCCATATGACAGAAAAACACAGATGGGTTGGGGTGTCTTTGGTGCTGTGGAAGAAGGGTATCCTAGACGACGGCAGCTGTTCCGACGTTCATCTTGGGTCTTGCTGGAGTGGGCAGTAGTGTTGCTTGGAGATCTATCCTGGTGGTTCATCTTCTTTCTGCAACACTTATCAAAGTGTCCAATGCGGTGGCAAATGGCACTGGGCTTTGCTGGCATGGCATTTAATTGTCCTGGACCAATGACCAAGGCAGGCACAGCTTTTGCAGGTGCTGTTAGTAGCAGGGCACTCATTAGGGCCGTGCTGTTGAGCACAGGACTGGCATAAAGTGGCTGGTGCCAAAGCATTAAGTAGCTGGTGCCAAAGTCAGTTTTGAAGGTAAGATTTCACTTGACCTTTTCTTCTTACCCATTTTGTAGGCAGAAATGGTGCGCAACTGGTTAGGTGGAGCACGTATGGCAGAAGTTGCATTCTTAGCTGCTTCATATGACCGACAGGTTGTGACGACATCTTGTAATGAGGAGGCGCTGTCCAAGGAGATTATTTTCTGTACTAACTCTGCATCTTGGATCCCcatcaaaattatcattttcaactgGGTCTCCTCGCATGCAGCTGCATTACCCAGGCACAAGTCGACTTCCTCTGCAATGTGTCTAAGCCTTACATAGAAATCAGCAAAGATTCTCCTTCCATCTGTTTGCAACTTAGCAATTCCCTGTGGCGAAGAACTTCGTTGCATAGACCCTCTTTGTGAGGCTGTAGAGCATCCAACCCTTCATCTACAGACTTATCTGTGGAAGGTGAGATCAACAAGGTGTGTTCCAACACGCGTTGAGTTTCAAGGGCTAGGGACATCCGCAACTGGATCATCTGTTTCTCCCTAGGAAGCTTGAAAAGATCCACCATAATGGCATAATCATCCCCCCGGCATCTCCCTTCCCTAAACATTTGGAATATTGCACCAGCCTTAAGTGAGGGCGGCGTTTGCGCTGAAGGTTGACTGGAGGAAGAAGTACCCATCTCTGTACCTGGTATGGGGTTTTCAGAGTGGAAGGGTTGGGCAGATGAGAGCACCTGGATAAGGGCAGTAAATTTGCATTTTCCTCATCTCTGCGCATGTTTTCCTCTCTTCTGTGTAATTCCTCTTGTActtttctgtcttcttcttcacgtcatctttgttctcttctttcttcatcttcatgtcgtcttttctcttcttcatacAGCGAGATTCTTCTAAAATCTTGATGAGTTGAAGGAAATCTGTCGCAATCGGTTGGGTGGAGGGGATGGGCTGGTAGTGAGGGCGAAGGAGTGGTGGAGGAGGGTGGTGCTGTCCTGGCTATCTCCTCTCCCACGGTGTTACCACGGCGTCTGCGTGCATACGCTCCCACACTACTGGCATTTAGGAGTCCTTGGTCAGTGGTGGCTTTTGGTTGGCCTACAAAATCTTCTAACTCATCCATTATGTGCAATGAATGACACGTATTAATTCCTCCTTATAAAATTACGGTTTGAATAAGAGTTACTAGATCAGCGAGTGAGTGTGtgcatacgtatgtgtgtgtctgcTCTGCATGGAGAGTGGAGACGGACAGACAGTCACAGTCAGCAACCCGGAAGCAATAGAAGGGACCGGATGCATGGGTATCTGCTCTCAATGAGGGCAGCAGAAAGGGAGTTAGCACATCACAAAAATAAAGTGAATTACACAAAATAAGGCACTAAATGGCAAGACActttgcacaacacttcactcatTAACCACTGATCACTATACACTTGCAACATAATAAATCCAGATAAGATGCTGGGCGAAGGCGGCAAACAGAAGATAGTCGATGATTAATGGCGGCGGAAGACGTACTTGCAGAAAAAATCCTCTTGAAATAATAAACTTCACTGACATTTCAGTTCACTGCGCCACGTGTGTATTCGATGTGTTATCCTTATCACTAAAGGTCGGGGATGAAGGAAACACCGAAATATTAAAAGTAGGTTATTAATGTCCAATGGAGTACACAAAATAATGTGCAAGCAAAGAAAACAGAGCGGTGCTGTACTGGCAAAACATGACTGCCAGACGGGCGAGATCCAGTCATTACATATCGTACATGATGAATGAGAATGACATACAATAAACATGTAGGGAGGTATATAAATGAACACGAAATATAAAGAATACATTACATATGCATAAAGGTTCATATATTGTAGtgaatgtttctttcatttactacataataaaatataataataataataataataataataataataataataataataataataataataataataataatagggaaaaactctctatcacgagagtatatataatgttctaaagggtccacaataatacaaagtattattgtggaccctttagaacagaaaataataaaataataataataataataataataataataataataataataataataataataataataataataataataataatacctcagaAGAAGACCCTCCCTCAAGCAAACTTCACAGAACAGCATGGCCGTCTGGATGCCGTTTAGTTTGTATTGCAGTTCTCAATCTGTCGAATGCGTTTCTTTGTAGCAGCAGGTCAATCATACACCAGCAGCTGTCCTAAGTTCATTTATTCCTCGATGTTTCGGTAGAGCTTCCTACTATACCTATAGGCTACATCTTAGCCATTATTTTTACCCACAAGTGGACTTACAGAAATTTTTGGAGATTTTTCATTGTTTGTTGAAGCTGGGGGAGGGCTCCTCCCAATTGCTGGAAACACAATAACTCATCTGGGGGAGTCTGGCTGACTGACGCAGTCGCTGATTGGTGGAGGGGAGAAGGAAAGTCTCCTGGGTTACTTTCAGCGACGGTTTCCATTGGGGGATGGCGAGGGCCTCATTTTAATAGAGGCAGTGATGGTCATTGTCCCCATCAGGATTTTTGCATTCCTTATAATCTGCTGATGttaggggcggggggtggggggtacctACTGCCGTACTCCTTCATGTTATGGTTGGTATAGTACCCATTTGTGCGGGTGAACAGCTATCCTCTTGGAGAGTCAAGTCGTAGTCATACTGATGAGTGAATGGCATCATCCGTTCTCATGGCACAATATTTGGTAAATCATTCCTCTCCTTTTCATGGGATCACCGCTAGCGACGGAACTGTTCCTCTTGAGGTACTGGGCAGTCTTCTTCTCATTGTAGTAGATCGTCATTTCGAGTTATTTGTCTGCATTGGCGGGTTTTATATGGGTACTGATGACGTTCTTCAAGGCTTCCTCGTCTATCTTATACTCGGTGTTCATGTAGCCCCAGTAGAACAATCTAAGGGTCCTCTCATTCCCGTGGGGGTTTCTGGTTCTCTTGATACCACCTGTCGAAGGTAATCTTTTTGACCCATTGCTGCTATGCTGATCAAAGCAGTTAGGCCAGTTTATGTCCAGACATTTATTCGGTGGGTGAACGTCAATATGTGTATGATAAACTGCTTGTCTTTCAGTCACCTTTGGAGTAGACTTCAGGAACTGCAATCTCATCTTAGGAATCAATGTACAGAACAGAAATTTTCATGCATTATTTCTTAAACTGCTCTTtatctttgcatatatttttctATTGGGCTTGTGTACCATTATTTATTGGGTATTTTCTCTGtatcttattttgttttcctttacttcttttcttgattttattattattttttttttagtgattctTGTCTTAATACACTATCCAGCATGCAATTCCATTTCTCAAAACAATGAATTGATAAATTCTTCTTTCTGAACTTAAAGCCACCTTGTCCAGTTTTAATAGTAAGATAATGGGCTTTCACAAGAGTGTTTGAATAACAAACAAGGAGATAACAGCGAGAGGAACAATGAACAAACTTTTATTTGCAAAGACCAATGAGACAAACTTTGTTAAGAAAATACTGGCATTCAGAAAATGATgtaatctttcattttttcagtattgataagaaacatgtttcAAGTGAAAGTTTTGTTGCTCTCCACAACTAACCTAAGTTTTCACTTTTATCTCATCGCAGGTAATGAATGCACCCTCTTCAATACCTTTGTGACCGCAGAATACATTGGCACTGCTCTGGATGCCTTCGGTTTTACCTCATGTTACACGTCATGGTTCTATTCTAAGAACCTGGTACCTCGGGCAGTGATTACGATGTCATCAGTATCGAATTCGAATTCTTCTGAATCTCACGGCACCAATGGGTATTTCTGCTATGGATATGATTCCTGCAGCATCACCGGTCCTTTGAATACCCCCTGGTGGAAGGCTGATCTCCAGAACTCGTATTTTGTGTCTACTCTCATCGTGAAACCGAGAGACGACGGCTACGACTTCAGCAACATAGAGATACGATTTGGGAATTCGCCTACGATCAGCCAGAACCCAATACTTGCCACCTACCTGGGATCGACACCTCCTGCTGGAACTGTCCTGACTTTTAAGGCTCCACACCCAATGGAAGGAAGGTACCTCTCTATCCAGACATTTACGTTCCCATTCGCTGTTGGTATGTGTGAAGTGCAGATCATTGAGGCCTAAAAGATGCAAGAAAATGTGTCGGTCATCATAGAAGGTGAACAGTTGTAATGGAAACAGAGGCTCGGCAGGGCATACAACCTAGGGTATATCGAATGATACAAAAAACAATGCTCTCATGCATCAAGTAGGATAATTAACAGACACTATTTCGAATTTCATTCTATtgcatttccagttttttttgtattaagCACGTCTAAGGAATGCAAAAGGAACTTTAACTTGTGAAAATGAAGTCAATTAAATTATGTGAAATTTTCTGTTAATCTGTCActgataaaatttaaaaagtttatgATAAGGCTAATGCTTATTATATAGCAATTGTTGTTGTCAAATATGCATGTGCCAGTGCTGAGTTACAAAAGCTAAAGCATCTGTcacgatgaatatataaatgaatcattaaACCAAATGGCAGCATTTCTTTAATAACATATCACCTTGATTATTTAAACACTAAAAAATTGTAAGATTTCTAATTTGAGATACAGAATGACAGCGTGTGGGCATCAGATTTAGGTATTCTATTCtcgagtgttttttttattgtagatagAAACGTTCTCATTTGTCAAGCGTATCGCTTGGATGCAGTCACACCGGATACTACTTCAATGAATTACCTGGTgctgaactgtttttttttttttttttttttttttttttgctaaacttTGTTTCCTTCCAAGATAACGTTTTGCTCCCAAGTTAGTTTTTTTCTGCAAGTTCTGGTTTTCCCGCGAGTTTGTTGATTTCTAGGAAGTTGTTGGCTTCCGGCTAGATTGACTGGACTCCTTTGAAGCTTGTTAACTCTCACCCAATTTAGTGGCTTCCACTAAATTTCCAGTCAAATTTCCGTGCCTACCAACAGCGTGACTGGTTTCTCACATTTGTTGGGCACCAACCTAATTATATATGTCTCTATGTACGCAAGTATGCAAATATGTATTCATAAGCCTTTTCCCCTGGGAACAGTggtgctcaaaaaaaaaaaaagaaataaaaagacaaatcacTGCCATAATCACTTGTAAATTGGTGAACTGTGTGTGGATGAACACCATAGTTAATGCATTCGGTACCTTTGGTTTATCAGTATAACACTTCTTTTTTATAAGAAACTGCTGGCTTATTTTTACTATATCAGGTATTCTCGTTGAATTATTGAACTTCTGTCCCATTTCTAATAGGCTCTTCATTTTGACTTAAAACTTTGGAGGACAGATTAAGATAGATCGTATTTTTCCCATAAGTGGAATTACAATGGATTTCCCTCAGGGAATGTCAAGCGGAATTTGTGATGCCCCGTTCATTGATGACGTCGGCAATGAGAAGAAGAGTGTTTTCCTCTGGTAATttgggaaattttattttgaacttgAGACATCGATAACTCGTAGAAAAAGTGGAAGCATTTCGCTTACTCCGAGCAATTACGCAGTTTTCAAGAGACATTCCTGTAGAATGGCAAGTGAGGTtattaaattatatctataatcaATCTCGCCGTCAGATCACGGCATATGGGCGGAGGCTTGCTAATAAATTGAAATTTCTTATATCGAAGACTGACTGGAAAACATAATAATGAGAAAAACGCGATCTATCTTAATCTGTCGTCCAAAATTTCAATTGAACATGAAAAGTCTCTTCGCCCTGGGACTGGAATTCAAGAATTCAATGAGACAACctgatatagtagatataagcAAGCGGGTTGTTATCAAAGAGAAGTATTTTACTGATAACCGGAGATACTGAAtgcatcaactttagcagaaggcGTTGTGTATGGTGCATACTCCGTAGATTGTACCTTCAATTTCTTTCCAAAAACGTCTGAATACGAATTTTGACCCACTCAGAAAAGGCAAAGATATTCACATAACCAGGGCagataatgataatgttattgttatttttagatCGAGTAGACTATGTTGATAAAATGAACGTTCAATTAAACGACCAAGATCTATATGAACAACTAGTTTCTAATCCACGTGAGCGtgtaaatacaaaatttcatgaACGATTAAGAGAGATATTTGCGAATAATcaagatataatatagatgtttAATACTGTAAATGCTAGACTTCCCCATTTGCAAGGTACTGTTAAAATGCACAAGGAAGGACAACCATTACGACCTATAATTAGTACTATTGGTTCAGTGTCTTATAAACTGTCTAAATTCCTGGTAACTTTATTGCAGCCGCTTGTAGGTATAGTAGATGATTctcatgttgaaaataatgtagattttgtaaacaaattaatcaggaaaacctcaaaagatGATGAATTGGTGATAAAAGTCTATTTACCTATGCACCTGTCAACGACGTCTTACATTGTTTTAACCTTGTCATTTTAGAACTAACAGACTGTGTGAGGTTgacatttattttagttttaatggaaaattttatcaacaaaaatttggaatgcagatgggtaattgctagtccccagtattatcaaatatttatatagCATTTTGAGTCTAGCATAGCTACCTTAATATAATTACGGCAGATATTATTTTCTGCGTGAGATATGTTGACGACGTATTTGCTGTACTGAAAAATTATATTGACATTCAGATTTTCATTTAGTTCCCTCCATAACTTTTACGTTTGCCAAAGAAGacatttttatcatataatttttaGATATTACAGTagtgaggtcagttgtaagttctacctataattttaaaatacataGCACAAATAATCACATAATTAACAATAACTCTTCCCACAACATAGACGTAAAATTGTCAacattaagatcaatgtttcttagtgCACTTAATATTTCCAGTCCAGAAATTATCAGGGAGGAATTAGAATTTATATACCACGTTGgtattcaaaataactttaaattagAAGACACTGACTATAATCAAACGTTAGTAAGAAGAACATTTTACTCATAtgagaagaaaaacagaaaactgaattTTATATCCCTTACCATACCATAATTTAccaagtgttaaattaaatcaagtatgcaTTGATAACTCATTCAGAAACacctaagttaatcaaacaaattgaaAGGGTCTAGGTCACGGAATATGGCGCAGCTATTACCATTTGTCTCTTTCAGTAACTAAAATCAGTCTGTGGCACCTTTTCGTAAGATTAGTGACTAGGTAAGTAACTGGCCGATATGAAAGACAAAAAGATCTAGCTAACATTAGCAGCTGGAACATGaatctaagaaaagaaaaacaaagtatttATATCTAAAGGCAAGCATGATAGTACAGaaagacacatttcacggaggaagagtagttcctcattggacgagtggtttacgagctcgcctaccgattcggtagtcctgagttcgattcctcggtcatgccaacacggaatcagagaaatttgtttcaggtaattagaaattaatttctcggtatgatgtggttcggatcccacaataagctgaaggacccgttgctaggaaccaattggttcctaaccacgttagaatatctaatctttccaaccagccctagaagagttgttaatcagctcagtggtctgattaaactacgATATACTGACAGAGGAAGAGTATGTGGTACATGACCTGAATCAAGTGTTGCTAATGGACTCCTCAAGAATGACTAGCGGCTGATTTTGTGAATGCAGAAAAGACTGATTGGAGAAAattttaataatgtctcttccGTGACGCATTAACTGTTGCATCGTAAATTGGTCTTTATggctttatttcattatttatgttttggGAGCTACTGTAATTTTCAAGCTTGAAATCAATCTACCCATAAGGCATATTACTCTACCATTctttattgcttttatatttaGGACAATGAGTGATCAAATAAATTCTACAAAATATCGTAGCCATAAGTTTGGTAACTGATTTTGGAAAACATGTTAGTAGCTACGT from Macrobrachium nipponense isolate FS-2020 chromosome 23, ASM1510439v2, whole genome shotgun sequence includes these protein-coding regions:
- the LOC135197208 gene encoding fucolectin-4-like — protein: MSSVSNSNSSESHGTNGYFCYGYDSCSITGPLNTPWWKADLQNSYFVSTLIVKPRDDGYDFSNIEIRFGNSPTISQNPILATYLGSTPPAGTVLTFKAPHPMEGRYLSIQTFTFPFAVGMCEVQIIEA